From the genome of Streptomyces sp. V1I1, one region includes:
- a CDS encoding YhgE/Pip domain-containing protein encodes MRSPKLAALELKRFGRGKLPRAALVAVLLLPLLYGALYLWSFWDPYGQLNKIPVALVNDDKGATAAGKKIAAGDEITKGLRESKVFEWHEVSAADARKGVEDGAYYLSLTMPKDFSERIASSSGNSPETGALQVRTNDANNYIVGQISRTVFSEVRTAASTNTSRTFLDRIFISFSDIHDATEKAAKGADKLKDGVGKAKEGSKDLADGLKDAKDGSGRLAGGLTKLNKGAGDLETGSQKVADGTQALADKVNKIAADVRPYLKDNGTTIGDTARLVADSSQAVRRNLGILVKTAPGRAALAHKSADKLSSIYKARCEDAVLPDPALCSDLKTAKDTAADVAKVADDVNALIKDNNGSLKTLDGHLATLQRQATDLAKRSPRLDEDLEYAVAKINELNSGAKKVAQGADKLHTGLGGAKTGSTDLDSGVGKLKKGANSLDGGLFKLADGSTELAGGLNDGVDKIPDYDKTDRDRRTEVMADPVKLASQSLHKAPNYGTGFAPYFIPLSLWVGAMVAYMIIQPLSRRALAVGASAWRIAVAGWLPVAAIGLAQVAALMSVLHWGLGMKMAYAAGTVGFLALVTCCFAAIIQWLNARFGAAGRILVLALLMLQLTSAGGTYPVQTSPGFFNAIHPFLPMSYVVEALRRLITGGGLGPVWQACAVLIAFTAGAIALTAVSARRKQVWTLDRLHPELSL; translated from the coding sequence ATGCGATCGCCGAAACTCGCCGCGCTTGAGCTGAAGCGGTTCGGCAGGGGGAAGCTGCCGCGCGCCGCACTCGTCGCGGTCCTGCTGCTGCCGCTGCTCTACGGCGCGCTGTACCTGTGGTCCTTCTGGGACCCGTACGGACAGCTCAACAAGATCCCCGTCGCCCTCGTCAACGACGACAAGGGAGCCACCGCCGCCGGCAAGAAGATCGCCGCCGGCGACGAGATCACCAAGGGCCTGCGCGAGAGCAAGGTCTTCGAATGGCACGAGGTGAGCGCCGCCGATGCCCGCAAGGGCGTCGAGGACGGTGCGTACTACCTCTCGCTGACCATGCCGAAGGACTTCAGCGAGCGCATCGCGTCCAGCTCGGGCAACTCCCCCGAGACCGGCGCCCTTCAGGTCCGTACGAACGACGCCAACAACTACATCGTCGGTCAGATCTCGCGGACGGTCTTCTCGGAGGTGCGCACGGCCGCGTCGACCAACACCTCCCGCACCTTCCTGGACCGGATCTTCATCTCCTTCTCCGACATCCATGACGCGACCGAGAAGGCCGCAAAGGGCGCCGACAAGCTCAAGGACGGGGTCGGCAAGGCGAAGGAGGGCTCCAAGGACCTCGCTGACGGCCTGAAGGACGCCAAGGACGGCAGCGGCAGGCTGGCCGGCGGCCTGACCAAGCTGAACAAGGGCGCGGGCGACCTCGAGACCGGCTCGCAGAAGGTCGCCGACGGCACCCAGGCGCTCGCCGACAAGGTCAACAAGATCGCCGCCGACGTCCGTCCGTACCTCAAGGACAACGGCACGACGATCGGCGACACGGCCCGCCTGGTCGCCGATTCGTCCCAGGCGGTACGCCGCAACCTCGGCATCCTCGTGAAGACGGCGCCCGGCCGCGCGGCCCTCGCCCACAAGTCGGCCGACAAGCTGAGCAGCATCTACAAGGCGCGCTGCGAGGACGCCGTGCTGCCCGACCCGGCCCTCTGCTCCGACCTCAAGACCGCCAAGGACACGGCGGCCGATGTCGCCAAGGTCGCCGACGACGTCAATGCCCTGATCAAGGACAACAACGGCAGTCTGAAGACGCTGGACGGCCATCTCGCCACGCTGCAGCGGCAGGCGACAGACCTCGCCAAGCGGTCACCGCGCCTGGACGAGGACCTGGAGTACGCCGTCGCAAAGATCAACGAGCTCAACTCGGGTGCCAAGAAGGTCGCTCAGGGCGCGGACAAACTGCACACCGGCCTGGGCGGCGCCAAGACCGGCTCGACCGATCTCGACAGCGGCGTCGGCAAGCTCAAGAAGGGCGCCAACAGCCTGGATGGCGGCCTCTTCAAGCTCGCCGACGGTTCGACCGAGCTGGCCGGCGGGCTCAACGACGGCGTGGACAAGATCCCTGACTACGACAAGACGGACCGCGACCGCCGCACCGAGGTGATGGCCGACCCCGTCAAGCTGGCCAGCCAGTCGCTGCACAAGGCGCCCAACTACGGCACCGGTTTCGCCCCGTACTTCATCCCGCTCTCCCTCTGGGTGGGCGCGATGGTCGCGTACATGATCATCCAGCCGCTGAGCCGACGGGCCCTCGCCGTCGGCGCCTCCGCCTGGCGGATCGCCGTGGCCGGCTGGCTGCCCGTCGCCGCGATCGGACTCGCCCAGGTCGCCGCGCTGATGTCCGTACTGCATTGGGGCCTCGGCATGAAGATGGCGTACGCGGCCGGGACGGTGGGCTTCCTCGCCCTCGTCACCTGCTGCTTCGCCGCGATCATCCAGTGGCTGAACGCACGCTTCGGGGCCGCGGGCCGGATCCTCGTGCTCGCCCTCCTGATGCTTCAGCTGACCTCGGCCGGCGGAACCTACCCCGTCCAGACCAGCCCAGGGTTCTTCAACGCCATCCACCCCTTCCTCCCGATGAGTTACGTCGTCGAGGCGCTGCGCCGGCTCATCACGGGCGGCGGACTCGGCCCGGTCTGGCAGGCGTGCGCGGTGCTGATCGCCTTCACCGCGGGCGCGATCGCGCTCACCGCCGTGTCCGCGCGGCGCAAGCAGGTGTGGACGCTCGACCGTCTGCACCCCGAGCTGAGTCTGTGA
- a CDS encoding ATP-binding cassette domain-containing protein, giving the protein MDSPHGAAVTAEDLGLKGPRGWAFRSVSIKAEPGSLVAIEGPSGSGRTCLLLALTGRMRPTEGSAEVGGLPLPRKMAAVRRISALGPVPGVSELDPALTVAEHLRERAWLQRRFDGSLRALLRPRAERIAAARSRIDTALEAAGLDVAALPKQERTSVRDLERLEALRLYVALALIGRPGLLAVDDTDLKLSDVDRAEAWQLLRSVAEAGTTVLAVCSQAPEGRTAIRTITVENTSTVESTSTAEETETAENTGTAESTETAENTGTADNTESTEDTTESTTDDEEGTADAIAETRRA; this is encoded by the coding sequence GTGGACAGCCCGCACGGGGCGGCCGTAACCGCCGAGGACTTGGGGCTCAAGGGCCCGCGCGGCTGGGCGTTCCGCTCGGTGAGCATCAAGGCGGAACCCGGCTCACTCGTCGCGATCGAGGGCCCGTCCGGTTCCGGCCGCACCTGCCTGCTGCTCGCGCTCACCGGCCGGATGCGCCCCACCGAGGGCAGTGCCGAGGTCGGCGGTCTGCCGCTGCCGCGCAAGATGGCGGCCGTACGCAGGATCAGCGCGCTCGGGCCGGTGCCTGGGGTCAGCGAGCTCGACCCGGCGCTGACCGTTGCCGAACATCTGCGCGAACGGGCCTGGCTGCAGCGCCGTTTCGACGGCTCGCTGCGCGCCCTGCTGCGCCCGCGCGCCGAGAGGATCGCCGCGGCCCGGAGCCGTATCGACACAGCACTCGAGGCAGCCGGACTAGACGTGGCCGCACTCCCCAAGCAGGAACGCACTTCCGTGCGCGATCTGGAGCGGCTGGAGGCGCTGCGCCTGTACGTCGCCCTCGCGCTGATCGGCCGCCCCGGCCTGCTCGCGGTCGACGACACCGACCTCAAGCTCTCCGACGTCGACCGGGCCGAGGCCTGGCAGCTGCTGCGCTCCGTCGCCGAGGCCGGCACAACGGTGCTCGCCGTGTGCAGCCAGGCGCCCGAGGGCAGGACCGCCATCCGCACGATCACGGTCGAAAACACCAGCACAGTCGAAAGCACCAGCACAGCTGAAGAAACCGAGACGGCCGAGAACACCGGCACGGCCGAAAGCACCGAGACGGCCGAGAACACCGGCACGGCCGACAACACCGAGTCGACCGAAGACACCACCGAAAGCACCACCGACGACGAGGAGGGGACGGCCGATGCGATCGCCGAAACTCGCCGCGCTTGA
- a CDS encoding SAV_6107 family HEPN domain-containing protein translates to MASSYAAAAHRRRATGPAPSLTGPANDVHPVLRRASAPPAALDLLAQARTGLDEAAALETPNEQYATAHLAALRTAAAVLAARGRPETGARRRQRIRSAWEVLPEIAPELTEWSALFASGARRRARAEAGIQGAASRRDADDLLRDAAMFLRLVERLLVLQPVLPQPRGEQPETGGAAG, encoded by the coding sequence ATGGCCAGCTCCTACGCAGCAGCCGCACACCGGCGCCGCGCCACCGGCCCTGCCCCCTCACTGACCGGACCGGCGAACGACGTGCACCCCGTCCTGCGGCGGGCCTCGGCACCGCCCGCCGCCCTCGACCTGCTCGCCCAGGCCCGTACGGGACTGGACGAGGCCGCCGCTCTCGAAACACCGAACGAGCAGTACGCCACCGCCCATCTGGCCGCCCTGCGCACCGCGGCCGCGGTGCTGGCCGCCCGCGGTCGCCCGGAGACCGGCGCACGCCGCAGGCAGAGGATCCGAAGCGCCTGGGAAGTCCTGCCTGAGATCGCGCCCGAACTGACCGAATGGAGCGCCCTGTTCGCCTCGGGCGCCCGGCGCAGGGCGCGCGCGGAGGCGGGCATACAGGGCGCGGCGAGCCGCCGCGACGCCGACGATCTGCTGCGCGACGCGGCCATGTTCCTGCGCCTGGTCGAGCGGCTGCTGGTGCTCCAGCCGGTGCTGCCACAGCCGAGGGGCGAGCAACCGGAGACGGGGGGCGCCGCAGGGTGA
- a CDS encoding methyltransferase: protein MSDLMRPRASLRTAVVWDVLKDALDRRVKATGTDALDVLDTGGGSGYFAVPVAQLGHRVTVVDPSPNALFALERRAAEAGVADRVRGVQGDIHGLFDVAERDGYDVVLCHGVLEYVDDPAEGVRNAVDALRPAGAISLLAAGLGGAVLARALAGHFAEARHALTDPAGRWGDGDPVPRRFTAEQLTELVAEAGVEVGAVHGVRVFADLVPGVLVDTEPGALDALLKLEAAAAELPAFHSVATQLHVLGEKRG from the coding sequence GTGTCGGACCTGATGCGCCCCCGCGCCTCCCTCCGTACCGCCGTGGTCTGGGACGTCCTCAAGGACGCCCTCGACCGCCGGGTCAAGGCAACCGGGACGGACGCCCTGGACGTCCTCGACACCGGAGGCGGCAGCGGCTACTTCGCGGTGCCCGTCGCCCAGCTCGGGCACCGCGTCACCGTGGTCGACCCCAGCCCGAACGCACTCTTCGCGCTGGAGCGCCGGGCCGCCGAGGCCGGTGTGGCCGACCGGGTCCGCGGGGTCCAGGGCGACATCCACGGCCTGTTCGACGTCGCGGAGCGCGACGGGTACGACGTGGTGCTGTGCCACGGCGTCCTGGAGTACGTGGACGACCCCGCCGAGGGCGTACGCAACGCGGTGGACGCGCTCCGTCCGGCCGGTGCCATCAGCCTGCTCGCCGCCGGGCTCGGCGGGGCCGTCCTGGCCAGGGCGCTGGCCGGGCACTTCGCCGAGGCCCGCCACGCGCTCACCGACCCCGCGGGCCGCTGGGGCGACGGCGACCCGGTGCCGCGCCGCTTCACCGCCGAGCAGCTCACCGAACTCGTCGCCGAGGCCGGTGTCGAGGTGGGTGCCGTGCACGGCGTAAGGGTCTTCGCCGACCTGGTCCCGGGCGTCCTGGTGGACACCGAGCCCGGCGCGCTGGACGCGCTGCTCAAGCTGGAGGCGGCGGCGGCCGAGCTGCCCGCCTTCCACTCCGTCGCGACTCAGCTGCACGTTCTGGGCGAGAAGCGGGGCTGA
- a CDS encoding DUF3040 domain-containing protein gives MPLSEHEQRMLEQMERALYAEDPKFATALEGSGLRTYTRRRVYQAVVGFLVGIALLMAGMVAQQIWISVVGFLVMLGCAVLAVTGWRKAPKPGEQQAVGDTAAPAGRHPRRRRSMMDRIEQRWQRRRDEQGH, from the coding sequence GTGCCGCTCTCGGAGCACGAGCAGCGAATGCTCGAGCAAATGGAGCGAGCGCTGTACGCCGAAGATCCCAAGTTCGCGACAGCGCTTGAGGGAAGCGGGCTGCGTACATACACCCGGCGACGGGTCTACCAGGCAGTCGTCGGCTTCCTGGTGGGTATCGCGCTCCTCATGGCTGGAATGGTCGCGCAGCAGATCTGGATCAGCGTGGTGGGATTCCTCGTCATGCTGGGCTGTGCGGTGCTCGCGGTCACCGGATGGCGCAAAGCGCCCAAACCGGGTGAGCAGCAGGCCGTGGGGGACACGGCAGCTCCCGCCGGCCGCCATCCCCGTCGACGCAGGTCGATGATGGACCGGATCGAGCAGCGGTGGCAGCGCCGCCGCGATGAACAGGGCCACTGA
- a CDS encoding DUF3488 and transglutaminase-like domain-containing protein translates to MSGRGRLALCAFAATLMAAGAMLPLVDPASWMVQAAFLLAIQSGVGALARRVPLARPLTVTVQALVTLLLLTVVFARSQAILGVLPGPDVFQQFGTLLNAGGEDVGRYAIPAPATDGIRLMVIGGVLLIGLAVDALAVTFRSAAPAGLPLLALYSVAAGLSGGASWMWFLLAASGYLLLLLAEGRDRLSQWGRVFGGAAPGQGRSPAGLDSAGGNALAPVRTGRRIGALALGVALVVPAALPALDGGLLESTGSGDGPGSGGGTISAVNPLVSLQDSLNQPEDREVIRYRTNATETKDLYLRIVALDQFDGTAWKSSERKVKDVPDRLPQPDGLSTSVGVTEIKTNISAAGSYKQSWLPLPYPATQVKINGRWRYEPAGRTLVGDRGQDTRGAQYSVTSLLVKPTPDQLASAPTPPSKLLREYTRVPDALPDVVRNTAKAVTRGATNDYERAVKLQDWFAIEGGFRYDTQVQSGTGVNAISRFLREKEGFCVHFSFSMAAMARTLGIPARVAVGFTPGSPRADGTVSVGLREAHAWPELYFEGVGWTRFEPTPSRGSAPDYTRPESPSGGATNPTQPETSAAATPSAAPSVSDTCPAQQAKQLGECGAAAPQEILPPTDPGTPLGTVLGVSLAVVAVVLVPLLPMLWRIRVRARRLGSSGRTSEDAANRTLAAWQEISDTAWDHGILPDESQTPRKAAARIVRLGQLEGEAADAVHRVASAVEQVLYAPQPRPGTGLADDAEEIRAGLGAAVGRGTRLWALLAPRSTVRVVWALSARWAAVTDRWGVRRWRLDRWSGSQWAAGRWSGILRRASRQRG, encoded by the coding sequence ATGAGCGGTCGCGGACGGCTGGCTCTCTGTGCCTTCGCCGCCACCCTGATGGCGGCGGGCGCGATGCTGCCGCTGGTCGATCCGGCGAGCTGGATGGTGCAGGCGGCGTTCCTGCTGGCGATCCAGAGCGGGGTGGGGGCGCTTGCCCGGCGGGTGCCGCTGGCCAGGCCGCTGACGGTGACGGTGCAGGCGCTCGTCACGCTGCTGCTGCTCACCGTGGTCTTCGCCCGCAGCCAGGCGATTCTCGGCGTGCTGCCGGGTCCCGACGTGTTCCAGCAGTTCGGGACGTTGCTGAACGCCGGTGGCGAGGACGTCGGGCGGTACGCGATCCCGGCGCCGGCGACCGACGGCATCAGGCTCATGGTGATCGGCGGGGTGCTGCTGATCGGCCTGGCGGTGGACGCGCTCGCGGTGACGTTCCGCAGTGCCGCCCCGGCCGGGCTGCCGCTGCTCGCGCTGTACTCGGTGGCCGCGGGCCTGTCCGGCGGCGCGAGCTGGATGTGGTTCCTGCTCGCGGCCTCCGGATATCTGCTGCTCCTGCTGGCCGAGGGCCGGGACCGGCTCTCCCAGTGGGGCCGCGTCTTCGGCGGTGCCGCACCCGGGCAGGGACGCAGCCCCGCCGGGCTCGACTCGGCGGGCGGCAATGCCCTGGCACCGGTCCGTACGGGCCGCCGGATCGGCGCGCTCGCGCTGGGCGTCGCCCTCGTGGTCCCGGCGGCCCTGCCCGCACTGGACGGCGGTCTGCTGGAGAGCACGGGCAGCGGGGACGGCCCGGGCTCCGGCGGCGGCACCATCTCCGCGGTGAACCCGCTGGTCTCGCTGCAGGACAGCCTCAACCAGCCGGAGGACCGCGAGGTCATCCGGTATCGCACCAACGCGACGGAGACCAAAGACCTCTATCTGCGGATCGTCGCGCTGGACCAGTTCGACGGGACTGCGTGGAAGTCCTCGGAGCGCAAGGTCAAGGACGTGCCGGACCGGCTTCCGCAGCCGGACGGCCTGAGCACGTCCGTAGGCGTCACCGAGATCAAGACGAACATCTCGGCCGCGGGCTCGTACAAGCAGAGCTGGCTGCCGCTCCCCTACCCGGCGACGCAGGTAAAGATCAACGGACGCTGGCGCTACGAGCCCGCCGGCCGGACCCTGGTGGGTGACCGTGGTCAGGACACCCGTGGCGCGCAGTACTCCGTCACCAGCCTGCTGGTGAAGCCGACGCCGGATCAGCTGGCAAGCGCGCCCACCCCGCCCTCCAAGCTGCTGCGCGAGTACACCCGGGTTCCCGATGCGCTTCCCGACGTGGTCAGAAACACCGCGAAGGCGGTGACCAGGGGCGCCACGAACGACTACGAGCGGGCGGTCAAGCTCCAGGACTGGTTCGCGATCGAGGGCGGCTTCCGCTACGACACCCAGGTGCAGTCGGGCACGGGCGTCAACGCGATCTCCCGCTTCCTGAGGGAGAAAGAAGGCTTCTGCGTCCACTTCTCGTTCTCGATGGCCGCGATGGCCAGGACGCTGGGCATACCGGCGCGGGTCGCGGTGGGCTTCACCCCGGGCTCCCCGCGGGCGGACGGCACCGTGTCGGTCGGACTGCGCGAGGCGCACGCCTGGCCGGAGCTGTACTTCGAGGGCGTGGGGTGGACGCGGTTCGAGCCGACCCCGAGCCGGGGCTCCGCGCCCGACTACACGCGCCCGGAGTCACCGTCCGGCGGGGCGACCAACCCGACCCAGCCCGAGACCAGCGCTGCGGCGACGCCGTCGGCCGCGCCTTCGGTGTCGGACACCTGCCCGGCGCAGCAGGCAAAGCAGCTCGGCGAGTGCGGAGCGGCCGCTCCGCAGGAGATCCTGCCGCCGACCGACCCCGGGACCCCGCTGGGGACCGTGCTGGGTGTGAGCCTGGCCGTCGTGGCGGTGGTGCTGGTGCCGCTGCTGCCGATGCTGTGGCGGATCAGGGTGCGCGCACGACGCCTCGGCTCCAGCGGGCGCACGTCCGAGGACGCGGCGAACCGGACGCTGGCGGCCTGGCAGGAGATCTCCGATACGGCGTGGGACCACGGCATCCTGCCCGACGAATCGCAGACGCCGCGCAAGGCCGCTGCCCGCATCGTCCGGCTGGGACAGCTGGAGGGCGAGGCGGCCGACGCAGTGCACCGGGTGGCCAGTGCGGTGGAGCAGGTGCTGTATGCGCCTCAGCCGCGGCCGGGCACGGGGCTGGCGGATGACGCCGAGGAGATCCGGGCCGGGCTCGGGGCCGCAGTGGGCCGCGGTACGCGGCTGTGGGCCCTGCTCGCGCCCCGCTCCACCGTCCGAGTGGTGTGGGCCCTGTCGGCGCGCTGGGCGGCCGTCACGGACCGGTGGGGCGTGCGCAGGTGGCGTCTTGACCGGTGGTCTGGCAGCCAGTGGGCGGCCGGCCGGTGGTCGGGAATCCTGCGCCGCGCATCCCGGCAGCGGGGCTGA
- a CDS encoding DUF58 domain-containing protein, translated as MSSAGGPAAAEGKDASGLRAALGGLTTRGRSFFAAGVAAALCAYVLGQGDLLRVGLLLAVLPLVCVAVLYRTRYRVAGSRRLSPSRVPAGSEARVHLRMDNVSRLPTGLLMLQDHVPYVLGPRPRFVLDRVEAGGRREVSYRVRSDLRGRYPLGPLQLRLSDPFGMCELTRSFSAYDTLTVIPRTEALPAVRLAGEASGYGDGRQRSLALAGDDDIIPRSYRYGDDLRRVHWRSTARYGELMVRREEQPQRARCTVLLDTRRIAFQGAGPDSAFEWAVSGAASALVHMLERGFAVRLLTDTGSSVPSEGADGFAGSTQESADSAGLMMDTLAVVDHSDGAGLSRSYDVLRGGNEGLLVAFFGDLDEEQAALAARMRQRSGAAVAFVLDSGTWVTSGAVAGAVDDRLRLLREAGWTALSVSPGTPLSDLWQQAGRQRSESSGSGTNGFSGGWS; from the coding sequence ATGTCGTCGGCTGGGGGCCCCGCCGCCGCGGAAGGCAAGGACGCGAGCGGCCTGCGGGCGGCCCTGGGCGGGCTCACCACACGCGGGCGTTCCTTCTTCGCGGCCGGCGTGGCGGCGGCGTTGTGCGCGTATGTCCTCGGGCAGGGCGACCTGCTTCGCGTCGGGCTGCTGCTGGCCGTGCTGCCGCTGGTCTGTGTGGCCGTGCTGTACCGCACCCGCTACCGGGTCGCGGGCAGCCGGCGGCTCTCGCCCTCGCGGGTGCCTGCGGGATCCGAGGCGCGGGTCCACCTGCGCATGGACAACGTCTCGCGGCTGCCCACCGGGCTGCTGATGCTCCAGGACCATGTGCCGTACGTGCTGGGGCCGCGGCCCCGGTTCGTGCTGGACAGGGTGGAGGCGGGCGGCCGGCGCGAGGTGTCCTACCGGGTCCGTTCGGATCTGCGCGGGCGCTATCCGCTCGGGCCGCTGCAGCTGCGGCTGAGCGACCCGTTCGGGATGTGCGAACTGACCCGCTCCTTCAGCGCGTACGACACCCTCACCGTCATTCCGCGGACCGAGGCGCTGCCTGCGGTGAGGCTGGCGGGCGAGGCCTCGGGGTACGGCGACGGGCGGCAGCGCTCGCTGGCGCTGGCGGGCGACGACGACATAATCCCGCGCAGCTACCGCTACGGCGACGATCTGCGCCGGGTGCACTGGCGCTCCACCGCGCGCTACGGCGAGCTGATGGTGCGCCGCGAGGAGCAGCCGCAGCGGGCCAGGTGCACGGTGCTGCTCGACACCCGGCGGATCGCCTTTCAGGGTGCGGGTCCCGACTCGGCCTTCGAGTGGGCGGTGTCGGGCGCGGCCTCGGCCCTGGTGCACATGCTGGAACGGGGCTTCGCGGTCCGGCTGTTGACGGACACCGGAAGCTCGGTGCCCAGTGAGGGCGCCGACGGCTTCGCCGGGTCCACCCAGGAGTCCGCGGACTCCGCGGGTCTGATGATGGACACGCTCGCGGTCGTCGACCACTCCGACGGGGCCGGGCTCTCGCGCTCGTACGACGTGCTGCGCGGCGGGAACGAAGGGCTGCTGGTCGCCTTCTTCGGCGATCTGGACGAGGAGCAGGCGGCCCTGGCCGCCCGCATGCGGCAGCGCAGCGGCGCGGCCGTCGCCTTCGTCCTGGACAGCGGGACCTGGGTGACGAGCGGCGCGGTGGCCGGCGCGGTCGACGACCGGCTGAGGCTGCTGCGCGAGGCGGGCTGGACGGCCCTGTCCGTGTCGCCCGGGACGCCGCTCTCCGACCTGTGGCAGCAGGCGGGCCGGCAGCGCAGCGAGTCGTCCGGCAGCGGTACGAACGGTTTCTCTGGGGGTTGGTCATGA
- a CDS encoding MoxR family ATPase, translated as MTTYDDRASLTDLTTTAERVRRSVEGVIEGKPEVVRLSLTVLLAEGHLLIEDVPGVGKTMLAKALARSIDCSVRRIQFTPDLLPSDITGVSIFDQQRRDFEFKPGAIFAQIVIGDEINRASPKTQSALLESMEERQVTIDGNTYELPSPFMVVATQNPVEMEGTYPLPEAQRDRFMARVSIGYPSADAELQMLDVHGGVSPLDDLQPVAHAHDIVKLIDAVRTVHVADSVRRYAVELVAATRSHADLRLGASPRATLHLLRAAKASAALSGRDYALPDDVQALAVQVLAHRLLPTAQAQLNRRTAEQVVLEIMQRTPVPTAGGSDSVYVPGRPAQAPLYGQQPGARRL; from the coding sequence GTGACGACCTATGACGATCGAGCGAGCCTCACAGATCTGACCACCACAGCGGAGCGTGTCCGCAGGTCGGTGGAGGGTGTGATCGAGGGCAAGCCTGAGGTCGTACGGCTTTCGCTGACAGTGCTGCTCGCCGAGGGGCATCTGCTGATCGAAGATGTGCCGGGCGTGGGCAAGACAATGCTGGCCAAGGCGCTGGCGCGGTCCATCGACTGTTCGGTGCGGCGTATCCAGTTCACGCCGGATCTGCTGCCGTCCGACATCACCGGTGTGTCGATCTTCGACCAGCAGCGGCGCGACTTCGAGTTCAAACCGGGCGCGATCTTCGCCCAGATCGTGATCGGCGACGAGATCAACCGCGCGTCGCCCAAGACGCAGTCGGCGCTGCTGGAGTCGATGGAGGAGCGCCAGGTCACCATTGACGGGAATACTTACGAACTGCCAAGCCCCTTCATGGTGGTGGCCACCCAGAACCCGGTGGAGATGGAGGGCACCTATCCGCTGCCGGAGGCGCAGCGGGACCGCTTCATGGCGCGGGTTTCGATCGGCTACCCCAGCGCGGACGCCGAGCTGCAGATGCTCGATGTGCACGGCGGGGTCTCGCCACTCGACGATCTGCAGCCGGTTGCCCACGCCCACGACATCGTGAAACTGATCGACGCCGTGCGTACGGTCCATGTCGCCGACTCCGTTCGGCGGTACGCCGTGGAGCTGGTGGCGGCCACCCGCAGCCACGCGGACCTGAGACTGGGCGCATCGCCGCGCGCCACGCTGCATCTGCTGCGTGCCGCGAAGGCCTCGGCGGCGCTCAGCGGCCGTGACTACGCCCTGCCGGACGATGTCCAGGCACTGGCCGTGCAGGTGCTCGCGCACCGGCTGCTGCCCACCGCGCAGGCCCAGTTGAACCGGCGTACGGCGGAGCAGGTCGTGCTGGAGATCATGCAGCGCACCCCGGTGCCCACGGCCGGCGGCTCCGACAGCGTCTATGTCCCGGGCCGGCCGGCCCAGGCGCCGCTCTACGGCCAGCAGCCCGGCGCCCGGCGGCTGTGA
- a CDS encoding carbonic anhydrase, translated as MSTSAHHSADAVRSSGTVTDRLVEANLRYAAGFQDPGMDARPVLQVAVVACMDARLDLHDALGLELGDCHTIRNAGGVVTDDVIRSLTISQRALGTRSVILIHHTNCGLESLTEDFRHELEDEVGQRPPWAVEAFRDVDQDVRQSMQRVRTSPFLPHTDDVRGFVFDVTEGLLREIDPAA; from the coding sequence ATGTCGACTTCCGCGCACCACTCTGCCGACGCAGTGCGTTCCAGCGGGACGGTCACTGATCGTCTCGTCGAGGCGAACCTGCGCTACGCCGCCGGCTTCCAGGATCCGGGGATGGACGCCCGCCCCGTGCTGCAGGTGGCCGTGGTCGCCTGCATGGACGCCCGGCTCGACCTGCACGACGCGCTCGGGCTGGAGCTGGGCGACTGTCACACGATCCGGAACGCCGGCGGTGTGGTCACGGACGATGTGATCCGCTCGCTGACCATCAGCCAGCGGGCGCTTGGCACCCGCAGCGTCATACTCATCCACCACACCAACTGTGGTCTGGAGAGTCTGACCGAGGACTTCCGGCACGAGCTGGAGGACGAGGTGGGACAGCGGCCGCCGTGGGCGGTGGAGGCGTTCCGGGATGTCGATCAGGACGTACGGCAGTCCATGCAGCGGGTGCGCACCTCACCGTTCCTGCCGCACACCGATGACGTCCGGGGCTTTGTGTTCGATGTGACGGAGGGGCTGCTGCGGGAGATCGACCCCGCTGCGTGA